In a single window of the Engystomops pustulosus unplaced genomic scaffold, aEngPut4.maternal MAT_SCAFFOLD_239, whole genome shotgun sequence genome:
- the AMT gene encoding LOW QUALITY PROTEIN: aminomethyltransferase, mitochondrial (The sequence of the model RefSeq protein was modified relative to this genomic sequence to represent the inferred CDS: deleted 2 bases in 2 codons): protein MRWVRAVAARIRRGRASPHALYDFHREHGGKMVAFAGWSLPVQYQDSHMTSHLHTRQRCSLFDVSHMLQTRIHGKDRISFIESLVVGDIAELKPNQGTLSLFTNEHGGIVDDLIVSNASEGFLYVVSNAGCAEKDSAHMQEKLQEFRAGGRDVALEVVDCALLALQGPSAAGVLQAGLSDDLSRLTFMSGVSTAVYGIPGCRVTRCGYTGEDGVEVNLGARGQAVELAERLLQNAEVKLAGLAARDSLRLEAGLCLYGNDIDESTTPVEASLVWTLGKRRRSSMDFPGASVIVPQIKGKVTRKRVGLTSSGPPARQHTPILNLEGRVIGEVTSGCPSPCLRHNVAMGYVEPQYAKAGTALRLEVRKKMVDGATCRMPFIPTKYYNVK, encoded by the exons ATGCGCTGGGTGCGGGCGGTCGCTGCGAGGATCCGGAG GGGGAGGGCTTCGCCGCACGCGCTCTACGATTTTCACCGTGAACATGGCGGGAAGATGGTGGCGTTTGCGGGCTGGAGCCTCCCGGTGCAGTACCAGGACAGTCACATGACCTCGCACCTCCACACCCGCCAGCGCTGCTCCCTGTTTGATGTCTCCCACATGCTGCAG ACCCGGATACACGGAAAAGATCGGATCTCATTCATCGAGAGTCTAGTGGTGGGAGACATCGCAGAACTAAAGCCAAACCAG gGGACCCTCTCCCTCTTCACTAATGAGCATGGTGGGATCGTGGATGACCTGATAGTGAGTAACGCCTCGGAGGGCTTCCTGTACGTGGTGTCCAATGCCGGCTGCGCAGAGAAGGACTCCGCCCACATGCAG GAGAAGCTGCAGGAGTTCCGGGCCGGTGGTCGGGACGTGGCGCTGGAGGTGGTGGACTGCGCGCTCCTGGCTCTACA AGGTCCCTCGGCTGCTGGGGTCCTCCAGGCCGGGCTGAGCGATGACCTCTCCAGGTTGACCTTCATGTCGGGGGTCAGCACGGCTGTGTACGGGATcccggggtgcagggtgacgcGCTGCGGCTACACGGGGGAGGACGGGGTGGAGGTAA ATCTCGGTGCCCGGGGGCAGGCGGTGGAGCTGGCGGAGCGGCTGCTGCAGAACGCGGAGGTGAAGCTGGCGGGTCTGGCGGCGCGCGATAGTCTGCGGCTGGAGGCGGGGCTGTGCCTGTAC GGCAATGACATAGATGAGAGCACCACCCCGGTGGAGGCCAGTCTGGTGTGGACGCTAG GTAAACGCCGCAGGAGCAGCATGGACTTCCCCGGGGCCTCAGTCATTGTGCCGCAGATCAAAGGCAAAGTCACCCGGAAACGTGTGGGGCTGACATCCAGCGGA CCCCCCGCCCGGCAGCACACCCCCATACTGAACCTGGAGGGGCGTGTGATCG GTGAAGTGACCAGcggctgcccctccccctgcctgcgcCACAACGTGGCCATGGGATACGTGGAGCCCCAATACGCCAAAGCCGGAACCGCGCTGCGCCTGGAGGTCCGCAAGAAGATGGTGGACGGCGCCACCTGCAGGATGCCCTTCATACCGACCAAATATTATAATGTCAAGTAA